The following is a genomic window from Geminicoccaceae bacterium.
ACCTTCGGCCGCGTTGCGTCAGGTGCAGGATCAGATCGTCAAGGCACTCGAACGGCATCCGATGTTCAGGTCGCTGGCACTGCCCCGGCGCATCATGCCACCAATCATATCCCGCTACGCAAATGCGCAGAATTACGGCAATCATATCGACGATGCCATCATGGGACAGCCGCCGATGCGCACCGACCTGTCGTGCACCCTGTTCCTGACCGAGCCGGATACCTACGACGGTGGCGACCTCGTGGCGGTCGGACGGGACGGGGAGGAAGCGGTCCGGTTGCCGGCCGGCAACGCCGTCATCTACCCCTCGACAACCCTGCACAGGGTCGAACCCGTCACGCGTGGCGTGCGCATGGTAGCCGTGACCTGGATACAGTCGATGGTTCGGGATGCCGCCATCCGCGACATCCTCCTCGATCTCGAACAGGCGCGGCAGATGGTATTCGAAAGACAGGGAAAATCGACCGAGTTCGACCTG
Proteins encoded in this region:
- a CDS encoding Fe2+-dependent dioxygenase — encoded protein: MFVTLGGVLNSEEMAAINSILSKLEFRDGRATAGWHARMVKDNDQAAPSAALRQVQDQIVKALERHPMFRSLALPRRIMPPIISRYANAQNYGNHIDDAIMGQPPMRTDLSCTLFLTEPDTYDGGDLVAVGRDGEEAVRLPAGNAVIYPSTTLHRVEPVTRGVRMVAVTWIQSMVRDAAIRDILLDLEQARQMVFERQGKSTEFDLLSRARSNLLRHSAEP